One stretch of Pedobacter riviphilus DNA includes these proteins:
- a CDS encoding DinB family protein, which produces MFNITNEIKKAFNGDAWHGNHVMQTLNNVNPESAFSHFVPGAHSIAEIALHLTAWTEEVTSRLSGKPAAGPAMGDWPVPESRTPKAWERIIFNFKIANEELIRLCEGIKNNQWDDEVKGERNPALGTGVTNAELLSGLAQHHAYHSGQIALLSKF; this is translated from the coding sequence ATGTTTAATATCACAAACGAAATAAAAAAGGCATTTAATGGCGATGCCTGGCATGGTAACCATGTAATGCAGACCTTAAATAACGTTAACCCTGAAAGTGCGTTTAGCCATTTTGTACCGGGCGCACACTCTATTGCCGAAATTGCCCTGCATTTAACGGCATGGACAGAAGAAGTTACCTCAAGACTGAGCGGGAAACCTGCTGCAGGACCTGCAATGGGCGATTGGCCAGTACCTGAAAGTAGAACGCCAAAGGCTTGGGAGCGTATTATTTTTAATTTTAAAATTGCAAATGAAGAGCTCATCCGCCTGTGCGAAGGCATAAAAAACAACCAATGGGATGATGAAGTAAAGGGTGAGCGGAATCCAGCTTTGGGAACAGGTGTAACCAATGCCGAGCTTTTAAGTGGTTTAGCGCAGCACCATGCTTACCATTCTGGCCAAATTGCTTTGCTTTCTAAGTTTTAG
- a CDS encoding NAD(P)/FAD-dependent oxidoreductase yields MQKDIEITLLPHEVEQTEVINQKLAEALKLPGSRIKGYEILKRSIDARSRKVIFRLQVKVFVDEEAVPEVYTINYKNVSDAKPVIIIGAGPAGLFAALQCIENGLKPIIIERGKDVKQRRRDLAAINKQGLVNTESNYCYGEGGAGTYSDGKLYTRSNKRGDINKVLQVFVNHGAEADIAIDARPHIGTNKLPHIITSIKDTILNAGGEVRFDSRMTDLLIEFGKVKGIEINFEEKLFADDIILATGHSARDVYELLNSKNILIEAKPFALGVRIEHPQEIIDSAQYHCDIRSEFLPPAYYSLVEQVGARGVFSFCMCPGGIIAPCSTGENEIVVNGWSPSKRNNPYANSGTVVQVTLNDVVGYDPLRMLHFQSEIEKMAFEAGGGNLVAPAQRMVDFVNNKLSIDLPKNSYLPGTKSSMLDNILPDFVSDSLRAALPLFGKKIKGYYTNEAILVGVESRTSSPVRIPRDKETYQHPQIKGLYPCAEGAGYAGGIVSAAIDGINCANAILNIS; encoded by the coding sequence ATGCAAAAAGACATCGAAATTACGCTGCTCCCGCACGAGGTAGAGCAAACAGAGGTGATTAACCAGAAACTGGCTGAAGCCCTAAAATTACCTGGATCGAGAATTAAAGGCTACGAAATCCTGAAAAGATCAATAGATGCCCGCTCGAGAAAAGTGATATTCAGACTTCAGGTGAAAGTTTTTGTAGATGAGGAAGCCGTTCCCGAAGTATACACCATTAATTATAAAAATGTAAGTGATGCAAAGCCGGTGATTATTATCGGGGCTGGCCCAGCAGGCTTGTTTGCAGCTTTGCAGTGTATAGAGAATGGATTAAAGCCCATTATTATAGAACGTGGTAAAGATGTAAAACAACGCCGGAGAGACTTGGCTGCCATAAACAAGCAGGGTTTAGTGAATACTGAATCTAATTATTGTTATGGTGAAGGTGGCGCAGGAACCTATTCGGATGGTAAATTGTATACCCGATCTAATAAAAGGGGCGATATTAACAAGGTGCTACAGGTATTTGTAAACCATGGGGCAGAAGCTGATATTGCCATTGATGCCCGTCCACATATAGGTACCAATAAACTTCCCCATATTATTACTTCCATAAAAGATACGATCCTGAATGCTGGGGGTGAAGTGAGGTTCGATAGTAGGATGACTGATCTTTTGATTGAATTCGGAAAAGTAAAAGGAATTGAAATAAATTTTGAAGAAAAGTTGTTTGCTGATGATATTATCTTGGCAACTGGCCATTCTGCAAGAGATGTGTACGAATTGTTGAACAGTAAAAATATCCTGATTGAGGCAAAACCATTTGCGTTAGGCGTACGGATTGAGCATCCTCAGGAAATTATTGATTCGGCTCAATACCACTGCGATATTAGATCAGAGTTTTTACCTCCAGCGTACTACAGCTTGGTTGAGCAGGTTGGTGCCCGTGGGGTATTTTCTTTTTGTATGTGCCCGGGCGGTATTATTGCGCCCTGTTCAACAGGAGAAAATGAAATCGTGGTAAATGGCTGGTCGCCATCTAAACGGAATAATCCTTATGCCAATTCGGGAACAGTAGTTCAGGTTACCTTAAATGATGTTGTGGGTTACGATCCGCTTAGGATGTTGCATTTCCAATCGGAGATTGAAAAAATGGCTTTTGAGGCGGGAGGTGGAAACCTGGTAGCTCCTGCACAACGTATGGTCGATTTTGTGAACAATAAATTATCGATCGATTTACCAAAGAACTCGTATCTGCCTGGTACCAAAAGTTCGATGCTGGATAATATTTTACCCGATTTTGTATCGGATAGTTTACGTGCGGCATTACCCTTATTTGGGAAAAAAATTAAAGGTTATTATACAAATGAAGCCATTTTGGTAGGGGTAGAAAGCAGAACTTCCTCTCCGGTTAGGATTCCGAGAGATAAAGAGACTTATCAGCACCCTCAGATAAAAGGTTTATATCCTTGTGCTGAAGGTGCAGGTTATGCCGGCGGAATTGTATCGGCAGCAATAGATGGCATTAACTGTGCAAATGCAATATTAAATATATCTTAA
- a CDS encoding acyloxyacyl hydrolase — protein MKKQLLSFIFVITGLAFAEAQIAPENRSIILKPIFGTHINNDQGHLFQDQITGFDAAYFKDISQNSDKWIGFSGAKSYGIGFIFRNLSKLKGTKDTSANAFGQIYGLVAQMDFQLFRVGKAKFNFTPGVGLGYTNKYYFNNTKNRFLGSPINETIKADLGMELPMSQYTDLLVGFGFLHVSNGGATVPNGGLNTGNIYIGLKLNNPKTLTAERKSTYTTLQRNSIELSAGLGARGVFANRNKSLYKSGLYAGYNFYLNDVMSLKAGADAVYYFSVYDPNRNGETYQNYGTSYDRWRTGLSIGADINLWRVTVAAQIGKYIHYNRLMDKATWYWTFGPTFNITPHIGLQAKTYMHFAQADFVNWGVVYKF, from the coding sequence ATGAAAAAACAACTACTCTCTTTTATTTTTGTTATTACGGGCCTGGCATTTGCTGAAGCTCAAATTGCACCAGAAAACCGTTCCATTATTCTCAAGCCCATATTTGGCACACATATAAATAATGATCAGGGACACTTGTTTCAGGATCAGATTACAGGATTTGACGCGGCTTATTTTAAAGACATTAGCCAGAACAGCGATAAATGGATTGGTTTTAGTGGTGCTAAATCTTACGGGATCGGTTTTATTTTCAGAAACCTGAGCAAACTGAAAGGTACAAAAGATACTTCGGCCAATGCTTTTGGTCAGATATATGGTCTGGTGGCGCAAATGGACTTTCAATTATTCAGAGTAGGAAAAGCAAAGTTTAATTTTACGCCAGGAGTTGGCTTGGGTTATACGAACAAGTATTACTTTAATAATACCAAAAACAGATTTCTGGGAAGCCCGATCAACGAAACTATCAAGGCGGACTTAGGAATGGAGCTGCCCATGAGCCAATACACCGATCTATTGGTCGGTTTTGGTTTTTTACATGTATCAAACGGAGGCGCAACTGTACCCAATGGGGGTTTGAATACCGGAAACATTTACATCGGGCTTAAACTAAACAATCCGAAAACATTAACTGCTGAGCGGAAAAGCACTTACACCACTTTGCAACGTAATTCGATCGAGCTTAGTGCGGGTTTAGGCGCAAGGGGCGTATTTGCGAACAGGAACAAAAGCTTATACAAAAGCGGCTTATATGCAGGTTACAATTTTTACCTGAATGATGTGATGTCGCTTAAGGCAGGAGCAGATGCGGTTTATTATTTTAGTGTATATGACCCAAATCGTAATGGAGAAACCTATCAGAATTACGGAACATCTTATGACAGATGGCGTACCGGCTTAAGCATCGGTGCCGATATCAACTTATGGCGTGTAACCGTTGCGGCACAGATTGGGAAATACATCCACTACAACAGATTGATGGATAAAGCGACGTGGTACTGGACATTCGGGCCTACTTTTAATATTACGCCGCACATTGGCTTACAGGCCAAAACCTATATGCACTTTGCCCAGGCAGATTTTGTAAACTGGGGCGTGGTATATAAATTTTAA
- a CDS encoding polysaccharide deacetylase family protein, translating to MVLLSFDIEEFDMPFEYGKDISFEDQIAISRAGTIAILDILDKYEVKATFFCTVTFAENIPDLIKRITDTGHELASHGYYHSDFKPEHLLQSKLKLEELSGKEITGYRMARMMPVDEKEIERAGYTYNTSINPTYLPGRYNNFNISRTHFIKNNVLQIPASVSPLIRFPLFWLSFHNLPLSIYRILASWTYKKDKYLNIYFHPWEFTDLNDFERFGFPGYVRKNTGRKMIDRMEILISWMKGKNYPFGTFQEFIRTISPN from the coding sequence ATGGTACTGTTAAGTTTTGATATCGAAGAGTTTGATATGCCTTTTGAATATGGAAAAGATATTTCTTTCGAAGATCAGATTGCTATTTCGAGGGCTGGTACCATTGCCATTTTAGATATTTTGGATAAATACGAGGTAAAGGCAACGTTTTTTTGTACTGTTACTTTTGCCGAAAATATTCCCGATCTGATTAAAAGGATTACCGATACGGGGCACGAACTTGCCTCGCATGGTTATTATCATTCTGATTTTAAGCCCGAGCATTTGCTTCAGTCAAAGCTAAAGCTCGAAGAACTTTCTGGCAAAGAAATTACAGGTTACCGCATGGCGAGAATGATGCCTGTTGACGAAAAGGAAATTGAAAGGGCCGGATATACTTATAATACTTCCATTAACCCAACCTATTTGCCTGGGCGATATAATAATTTTAATATTTCCAGAACACACTTCATTAAAAATAATGTGTTGCAGATTCCAGCTTCAGTAAGCCCCTTAATTAGGTTCCCCCTATTTTGGTTGTCTTTTCACAATCTGCCTTTAAGCATTTACAGAATATTAGCCAGCTGGACTTATAAAAAAGATAAATACCTGAATATCTATTTCCACCCTTGGGAATTTACCGATTTAAATGATTTCGAACGCTTTGGTTTCCCAGGTTATGTAAGGAAGAATACAGGTAGAAAAATGATCGATCGTATGGAAATTCTCATTTCGTGGATGAAGGGCAAAAATTATCCATTCGGGACCTTTCAGGAATTTATCCGTACTATTTCTCCAAACTGA
- a CDS encoding glycosyltransferase family 87 protein, producing MNNSKNANLNKLFSFLLKKECVIAIYLLLAIVAGYKQYHHHTYNNYLIFKYVYWHTVDLQNLYNNYPEYLDSNHYGPLFSVLIAPFALLPDGLGAVLWNVANVLILLWGIYSLPISLNKRTIIAWICAHEALTALFSFQFNIALTGIILLSFSYLLKKKEIQSAFFIAFGTLVKLYGIVGLAFFFFSKNKLKFIVGCFIAFAVLFALPMAISSPAFVIQSYSDWYYSLAHKNDLNASLTSFQDISLMGIVRRTTGNINIPNTPFLLVGVILFGLPYLRIRQYKYLGFRLMLLASTLIFTVIFSSGSESPTYIIAFAGVAIWFMVQQNPKKGWIIALFVFAFVLTSLSPTDIFPRPVKEFIRLYSLKALPCVIIWLTIIYQMMKEDFESYLIADNE from the coding sequence ATGAACAATTCAAAAAACGCTAATCTTAACAAACTATTCTCATTTCTATTAAAAAAGGAGTGCGTAATTGCCATTTATCTTCTCTTAGCTATTGTTGCAGGTTATAAACAGTACCACCATCATACTTACAACAACTACCTGATTTTCAAATACGTATATTGGCACACGGTAGATCTGCAAAATTTATACAATAACTATCCAGAATATTTAGACAGCAACCATTACGGGCCTTTATTTTCCGTCCTTATCGCTCCTTTTGCATTGCTACCCGATGGTTTGGGCGCAGTGCTTTGGAATGTGGCCAATGTATTGATTTTGCTTTGGGGAATTTATAGTCTTCCTATATCGTTAAACAAACGTACTATCATTGCATGGATCTGTGCACACGAAGCTTTAACTGCACTCTTTAGTTTTCAGTTTAATATTGCCTTAACTGGAATTATTTTACTCAGTTTTTCTTATCTCCTTAAAAAGAAAGAAATACAGTCTGCCTTTTTTATTGCTTTTGGTACTTTGGTTAAATTATATGGAATTGTTGGACTGGCATTTTTCTTTTTTAGCAAGAATAAATTAAAATTCATCGTTGGTTGTTTTATTGCCTTTGCGGTACTATTTGCCTTGCCAATGGCTATTTCGTCGCCGGCCTTTGTAATCCAATCATACAGCGATTGGTATTATTCCCTTGCGCATAAAAATGATTTAAATGCATCATTAACCTCCTTTCAAGATATTTCTTTGATGGGCATAGTAAGGCGGACAACAGGTAATATAAACATTCCGAATACCCCCTTTTTATTGGTTGGTGTTATATTATTTGGGTTACCTTATCTACGGATTAGGCAATATAAATACCTCGGCTTTAGGTTAATGTTACTGGCATCAACACTTATTTTTACGGTGATATTTAGCAGCGGTTCCGAATCGCCAACCTATATTATAGCTTTTGCAGGTGTTGCCATTTGGTTTATGGTGCAGCAAAACCCAAAAAAAGGGTGGATAATAGCGTTGTTTGTTTTTGCATTTGTATTAACCAGCCTATCGCCAACCGATATTTTTCCCAGACCGGTTAAAGAATTTATTCGTCTATATTCGCTTAAAGCCCTACCTTGCGTTATCATTTGGCTAACTATAATTTATCAAATGATGAAAGAAGATTTTGAGTCTTATCTGATTGCCGATAATGAGTAA
- a CDS encoding Crp/Fnr family transcriptional regulator, whose translation MLNSNNNSSFVRPLIQYMEQYHELSDNLIAQYEKHCSLVTIRKNKHIVSPVDSNASLYFVKSGIVRGFIKDDAKDITTWFCFGNNIVGAIRHPDLQSNHSIEYLQALEDCELIRIPYTLIDYAYSHFEEANIIGRKLLALHYYAASERSILARIPNALRRYQKLAASRKVDLNKIPLRYLASYLGMRLETLSRIRSKELHKAENRGALASI comes from the coding sequence ATGCTCAATTCTAACAACAACAGTTCTTTTGTACGGCCACTTATCCAGTATATGGAACAATACCATGAGCTATCCGATAACCTTATTGCACAATACGAAAAACATTGCTCATTAGTTACAATCAGAAAGAATAAACATATTGTTTCCCCTGTTGATAGTAATGCATCACTTTACTTTGTAAAAAGTGGCATTGTTCGTGGCTTCATAAAAGACGACGCCAAAGATATTACCACCTGGTTTTGCTTTGGAAATAATATTGTAGGGGCCATTCGCCACCCTGATTTACAATCCAATCACTCTATAGAATATTTACAGGCGTTAGAAGATTGCGAGCTGATCCGTATTCCTTATACGCTAATCGACTATGCATATTCTCATTTCGAAGAGGCCAATATTATCGGGCGAAAACTGCTGGCGCTACACTATTATGCTGCATCAGAAAGATCGATACTGGCCAGAATACCCAATGCATTGCGGCGGTACCAAAAGCTGGCAGCGAGCAGAAAAGTAGACTTAAACAAAATACCGCTCCGCTATTTGGCAAGTTATTTAGGAATGAGATTAGAAACTTTAAGTAGGATTAGAAGCAAAGAGCTGCATAAAGCCGAAAATCGTGGAGCTCTGGCATCAATATAA
- a CDS encoding glycosyltransferase family 2 protein, whose translation MSKLVSIVIPAYNEADNIFVIAESIKKVFSTIDYGYEIILVDDGSSDHTLEKIKDYASTAENIFFLEFSKNFGHQLAVKAGMDHAFGDCVISMDCDMQHPPELIPEMLQKWQEGFEVVYTIREEDKNLSKGKRSSSNLFYKTLNWLSDIDLEAGAADFRLLDQKVVSVFRNFHENEPFLRGLVKWLGFKQFAIRYNPAARFSGNSKYTFKKMLRLALHGVTSFSIKPLYSAVYLGFTLSFASVLYIPYIIYAFVNHVEVSGWASVIMTIVFFGGLQLIILGIIGIYVGKMFMQSKNRPNYIIRSTNIQQK comes from the coding sequence ATGAGTAAATTAGTTTCTATAGTAATCCCTGCTTACAACGAAGCCGATAATATTTTTGTAATAGCCGAAAGTATTAAAAAAGTTTTTTCGACCATCGATTATGGTTATGAAATTATCCTGGTTGATGATGGAAGTTCCGATCATACGCTCGAAAAAATAAAGGATTATGCTTCAACAGCAGAAAATATATTTTTCCTCGAGTTCTCTAAAAATTTTGGCCACCAACTGGCGGTTAAAGCGGGTATGGACCACGCTTTTGGCGATTGTGTAATTTCTATGGATTGTGATATGCAACATCCTCCAGAGCTGATTCCGGAAATGTTACAAAAATGGCAGGAAGGTTTCGAAGTGGTGTACACCATCAGGGAAGAGGATAAGAATTTATCAAAAGGAAAAAGAAGCTCATCAAACTTATTTTATAAAACCTTAAACTGGCTATCGGATATCGACCTCGAAGCTGGCGCTGCCGATTTCCGTTTACTTGATCAAAAAGTTGTTAGTGTTTTCAGGAATTTTCATGAAAATGAGCCCTTTTTGCGTGGTTTGGTAAAGTGGCTTGGCTTTAAGCAGTTTGCCATTCGCTACAACCCGGCAGCACGTTTTTCGGGAAACAGCAAATATACATTTAAAAAAATGCTGAGGCTGGCCTTGCACGGCGTTACCTCTTTCAGTATAAAACCGTTGTATTCGGCAGTTTATCTTGGTTTCACTTTGTCTTTTGCCTCTGTACTGTACATCCCTTACATTATTTACGCCTTTGTAAACCATGTAGAAGTTTCTGGTTGGGCATCAGTAATTATGACCATTGTTTTTTTTGGAGGGTTACAACTCATTATCTTGGGCATTATAGGCATTTATGTAGGTAAAATGTTTATGCAGTCTAAAAACCGACCAAATTACATTATCCGTTCAACCAATATTCAGCAAAAATAA
- a CDS encoding S8 family peptidase, which produces MINVNLKKLTFLAFILCVNFGVFAQSKNVQLPVNWFNLDLIENGYFGISTEKAYRELLKDKKPKENIIVAVIDGGVDINHPDLQGVLWTNKKEIPGNGIDDDGNGYIDDIHGWNFIGSKKGNLEFDNLELVRLLRIYTPKYQSTTNLTPLDSTQKEEFKLYKKMVGDFGKKYEDASNTFSVLIAINKVLDSVAKINKKEIPTMEDIDRYKADDETEEQVKTIIRKGAKEDGSFEKFYKNIKEGYKQYDAMLKYNLNPKYDRRAELVGDDYGNSYQKDYGNNDVKGPDAFHGTHVSGIIGADRTNSIGILGVANNVSIMAIRVVPTGDERDKDVANGIRYAVDNGAKVINMSFGKSYKWDKKAVDSAVKYAEFKGVLLVHAAGNDNQNNDIDENYPNKFFDGKAAEAYKEAHKKPSKPDFTLPKPMTQNNGMGMRPSYDRSTLVKPVSIDSAKFNLPHANNWIEVGASAYKDDDNLKADFSNYGKYSVDVFAPGFLINSTVPDNKYEEADGTSMASPVVAGLAALILSYYPNLKPAQVREIIIKSVSKVTHKVKYKNERGENTRVPFSEICVSGGIVNAYNALKLAESYK; this is translated from the coding sequence ATGATAAATGTGAATCTCAAGAAATTAACTTTTCTTGCTTTTATTTTGTGTGTAAATTTTGGCGTTTTTGCTCAAAGTAAAAACGTACAACTCCCAGTAAATTGGTTTAACCTCGATTTAATAGAGAATGGATATTTTGGCATCAGCACGGAGAAAGCCTATCGCGAACTTTTAAAAGATAAAAAACCTAAAGAAAACATTATTGTAGCAGTAATTGATGGTGGAGTAGATATTAATCACCCCGATTTACAAGGTGTTTTATGGACAAATAAAAAGGAAATCCCAGGAAATGGAATAGACGATGACGGTAATGGTTATATTGATGATATTCATGGCTGGAACTTTATTGGTTCTAAAAAAGGCAATCTAGAGTTCGATAATTTGGAATTGGTTCGTTTGTTAAGAATTTATACACCAAAATATCAATCAACAACTAATTTAACTCCTTTAGACAGTACGCAAAAGGAAGAATTTAAACTATATAAGAAAATGGTTGGCGATTTCGGTAAGAAATATGAAGATGCCAGCAACACCTTTTCAGTTCTGATTGCTATTAACAAAGTTTTAGATTCTGTGGCCAAGATTAATAAAAAAGAAATCCCAACGATGGAGGACATTGATCGATATAAAGCTGATGATGAAACTGAAGAGCAGGTAAAAACAATCATCAGAAAAGGAGCTAAAGAAGATGGCAGTTTCGAGAAGTTTTATAAGAATATAAAGGAAGGATATAAGCAGTACGATGCGATGTTAAAGTATAACTTAAATCCTAAATACGATAGGCGTGCCGAACTGGTTGGCGATGATTATGGCAATTCTTATCAAAAAGATTATGGGAACAACGATGTAAAAGGTCCGGATGCTTTTCATGGTACACACGTTTCAGGAATTATTGGCGCCGACCGTACCAATTCGATAGGTATTTTGGGCGTAGCCAATAATGTGAGCATTATGGCCATTAGGGTGGTACCCACAGGTGATGAACGTGATAAAGATGTGGCAAATGGTATCAGATACGCAGTAGATAATGGTGCCAAGGTGATTAATATGAGTTTTGGTAAAAGTTATAAGTGGGATAAAAAAGCGGTAGACTCGGCGGTAAAATATGCAGAATTTAAAGGTGTATTATTGGTGCATGCCGCTGGAAACGACAACCAGAATAATGATATCGACGAGAATTACCCTAATAAGTTTTTTGATGGTAAAGCGGCTGAAGCTTATAAAGAAGCCCATAAAAAACCAAGCAAGCCTGATTTTACACTGCCTAAGCCTATGACACAAAATAACGGAATGGGGATGAGGCCATCTTATGATCGATCTACATTGGTAAAGCCTGTATCTATTGACTCAGCAAAGTTTAACCTGCCCCATGCCAATAATTGGATCGAAGTAGGCGCAAGTGCTTATAAAGATGATGATAATCTGAAAGCCGATTTCTCTAATTATGGTAAATATAGTGTTGATGTTTTTGCGCCCGGATTTTTAATCAACTCAACCGTTCCTGATAACAAATATGAAGAGGCTGATGGGACAAGTATGGCCTCTCCTGTAGTAGCAGGCTTGGCTGCATTAATTTTAAGCTATTACCCAAATTTAAAACCAGCGCAGGTAAGAGAGATTATCATAAAATCGGTTTCGAAAGTTACACACAAGGTAAAATATAAAAATGAAAGGGGTGAAAATACCCGTGTGCCTTTTAGCGAAATATGTGTGAGCGGAGGTATTGTTAATGCATACAATGCCTTAAAATTGGCCGAAAGTTATAAATAG
- a CDS encoding CoA-binding protein, with amino-acid sequence MKKTLIIGASPNPSRYAYKAAHMLTRFNHEIINVGIKKGEVAGVEIEEPDQIHSDIDTITLYIGPALQAQYHDYILATKPKRVIFNPGTENYELEKLLDKHHIEPVEACTLVLLSTGQY; translated from the coding sequence ATGAAGAAGACACTTATTATTGGTGCATCACCAAACCCATCAAGATATGCCTATAAAGCAGCTCATATGCTCACGCGCTTTAATCACGAAATTATTAACGTGGGCATAAAGAAAGGAGAGGTTGCAGGAGTAGAAATTGAAGAACCAGATCAGATACACTCTGATATAGACACCATAACTTTATATATTGGCCCAGCCTTACAGGCGCAATACCACGATTACATCCTTGCAACAAAGCCCAAGCGGGTAATTTTCAACCCAGGAACTGAAAATTATGAGCTGGAAAAATTATTGGATAAACACCATATCGAACCAGTTGAAGCCTGTACCTTGGTATTGCTAAGCACAGGGCAATATTAA
- a CDS encoding potassium-transporting ATPase subunit F, whose protein sequence is MIALFIIAIAVFIYMIYVLIKPEKF, encoded by the coding sequence ATGATCGCATTATTTATTATCGCCATCGCCGTATTTATCTATATGATCTACGTGCTGATCAAACCCGAAAAATTTTAA
- a CDS encoding lipid A deacylase LpxR family protein, with protein sequence MLKLYFSLLFIGMTEIGYAQNYKNELVIISENDAYIDITSDRYYTNGAFIKYRHALNGAHLKAGRSKEIIGFELGQKIYNPYYSFAPNPALHDRPFTAYLYGEANYSRFYTNKQMLKVSAQIGLTGKDALGEEFQKAFHKLVGQNQIEGWEYGLNSEPTLNLGIEYNRLLLSTNNKIFDITGITSAAVGNVITKANLGTMFRLGRFNDMDGSSAFNSLVSNNHTNKAQRKYELFLSVSPQLHAVAFDSSLQGGLFLNDKGPITFKPKPIVFTTQVGLTFAIARWTANYTATFTSNEVKNSATGYRYAFYSLAYRFSKS encoded by the coding sequence ATGCTCAAACTATACTTTTCTCTGCTATTTATCGGCATGACAGAGATTGGTTATGCGCAAAATTATAAAAACGAGCTTGTTATTATCTCTGAGAATGATGCCTACATTGATATTACCAGCGATCGTTATTATACAAACGGTGCTTTTATTAAATATAGGCATGCCCTTAATGGAGCGCACTTAAAAGCAGGAAGAAGCAAAGAAATTATCGGTTTCGAGCTTGGTCAAAAAATATACAACCCTTATTACAGCTTTGCACCAAACCCCGCCCTGCACGACCGCCCTTTTACGGCATACCTTTATGGTGAGGCAAATTATAGTCGGTTTTACACAAATAAACAGATGCTTAAAGTTTCTGCGCAGATTGGACTTACCGGAAAGGATGCTTTGGGCGAAGAGTTTCAAAAAGCATTTCATAAACTGGTTGGCCAAAACCAGATTGAAGGATGGGAGTACGGCTTAAACAGCGAACCAACATTAAACTTAGGCATAGAGTACAACAGGCTTTTATTGAGCACAAATAATAAGATATTCGACATTACGGGAATAACTTCAGCAGCGGTTGGCAACGTAATTACAAAAGCAAATCTTGGCACAATGTTCCGCCTGGGCAGATTTAATGATATGGACGGCTCCTCAGCCTTTAATAGCTTGGTGAGCAATAACCATACAAATAAAGCGCAACGTAAATACGAGCTTTTCCTTTCAGTTAGCCCGCAGTTACATGCTGTTGCTTTCGATTCGAGTTTGCAGGGAGGATTATTTTTGAACGATAAAGGGCCAATTACCTTTAAGCCCAAACCGATTGTTTTTACTACGCAGGTAGGTTTAACTTTTGCTATTGCACGCTGGACAGCCAATTATACCGCCACCTTTACTTCGAACGAAGTTAAAAACAGCGCCACTGGCTACCGTTATGCCTTTTATAGTCTTGCTTACCGTTTTAGTAAAAGCTAA